A window of the Helianthus annuus cultivar XRQ/B chromosome 4, HanXRQr2.0-SUNRISE, whole genome shotgun sequence genome harbors these coding sequences:
- the LOC110935691 gene encoding probable serine/threonine-protein kinase PIX7 yields MASFVTSYGIESEPATSSSVPVTSSSVQGPHPFRLIELSEIRKATENFDESLVIGKGGFGKVYKGNMINGESLLVVAIKRLASESRQGAAEFEAEVKMLSTLRHRNIVSLIGCCIHEQEKILVYEYMSKGSLSDHLHKRGTSLSWLRRLNICLDAGRGLSYLHNNVAVDYGVIHRDFKSENILLHESWTAKVSDFGLSKACPTNQLSDYVNASCKGTFGYMDPSFYYSGKLTRKSDVFAFGVLLLEVLCRRRAVSKNLGEQEPQGLVAWFQTKKEENLDYIVDSEIRSEIHRKCLEQFIRLAENCLHDKPEERPNMDMVVTTLELLIFSQEKANTQAGGKTIFSRLVDRLPFPSRGEKSEMIEVRAHFQSPNPTLKEVKFADLKKATKNFSMDMRIPPTFVGRVFLAWVEQNTLAPSKERDGIAIAVKRHIPSAIWLAEKNILGQLAHPNIIKLLGYSNNENENLLVYEYMPNKSFLEFFCTETISWEIRLLIMIGVARALAYLHLKNIIHGGLEPSHILLDEDLSAKLGGFGLATNGPETHVLTEVEGRRGYMDPNYQSNGQLTLKSDIYGFGVMLLKSITGGSFFFLHENQTLVDCATGIHTNRRNVKEIIDPRLKDNYSLQSVSECFSLAVRCVSNNPADRPSSEEVLQNLEQIHALYK; encoded by the exons ATGGCGTCTTTTGTTACCTCTTATGGCATTGAGTCTGAACCTGCCACTTCCTCCTCTGTACCCGTCACTTCCTCCTCCGTACAAGGGCCACACCCATTCCGTCTCATCGAACTTTCAGAGATTCGCAAAGCAACAGAAAACTTTGATGAATCATTAGTAATCGGGAAGGGAGGTTTCGGGAAGGTTTACAAAGGTAACATGATCAATGGAGAAAGTCTTCTTGTTGTTGCGATTAAACGTTTGGCTTCCGAGTCACGTCAAGGGGCAGCAGAATTTGAAGCGGAAGTTAAAATGCTTTCTACATTGCGCCACCGTAATATTGTGTCCTTGATTGGTTGTTGTATTCATGAACAAGAGAAAATACTTGTGTATGAATACATGTCCAAAGGATCACTTTCTGATCATCTCCATAAACGTGGTACCTCTCTTTCTTGGCTTAGGCGACTCAACATATGCCTAGATGCAGGCCGTGGGTTATCATACTTGCACAACAATGTCGCAGTCGACTATGGTGTTATACATAGAGATTTCAAGAGCGAAAATATTTTATTACATGAAAGCTGGACTGCAAAAGTTTCCGATTTTGGGTTGTCAAAAGCATGCCCAACGAACCAGCTATCTGATTATGTTAATGCAAGTTGCAAAGGGACTTTTGGGTATATGGATCCCAGTTTTTACTATTCTGGAAAACTTACAAGGAAGTCCGATGTATTTGCTTTTGGGGTGCTGTTGCTGGAAGTGTTGTGTAGGAGGCGTGCAGTGAGTAAGAATCTTGGTGAGCAGGAACCACAGGGTTTGGTGGCATGGTTCCAAACTAAGAAAGAAGAGAATTTAGATTATATAGTAGATTCAGAGATAAGGAGCGAAATACACCGAAAATGTTTGGAGCAATTTATTAGACTTGCTGAGAATTGTTTGCACGACAAGCCAGAAGAGCGCCCAAACATGGATATGGTTGTCACCACTCTTGAGTTGCTTATTTTCTCACAAGAAAAAGCCAATACGCAAGCTGGAGGCAAAACAATATTTAGTAGATTGGTTGATAGGCTTCCCTTCCCCTCCAGAGGAGAAAAGTCTG agatgatagaagttcgTGCTCATTTCCAAAGTCCAAACCCAACTCTAAAAGAAGTTAAGTTTGCGGATTTAAAAAAAGCTACAAAAAATTTTAGCATGGATATGCGTATTCCGCCTACATTTGTGGGAAGGGTGTTCTTAGCATGGGTTGAGCAGAACACATTGGCCCCTTCAAAAGAACGTGATGGAATTGCTATTGCGGTTAAAAGGCATATACCCTCTGCTATATGGCTA GCAGAGAAGAACATCTTAGGACAATTGGCTCATCCAAATATCATTAAACTCTTGGGATACTCTAATAATGAAAACGAAAACTTGCTTGTTTACGAGTACATGCCAAACAAAAGTTTTCTTGAGTTTTTCTGCACGG AGACAATTTCATGGGAAATTCGACTTTTAATAATGATTGGAGTTGCCCGCGCACTGGCATATTTGCATTTGAAAAATATCATACATGGTGGTTTGGAACCCTCTCATATATTACTTGATGAA GATCTTAGTGCAAAACTCGGGGGTTTTGGGTTGGCGACAAATGGCCCTGAAACACATGTTCTTACAGAAGTTGAGGGACGCAGAGGATATATGGACCCAAACTACCAATCTAATG GCCAGTTGACTCTGAAGAGTGACATCTATGGTTTCGGAGTGATGTTATTGAAAAGTATAACAGGCGGAAGCTTTTTTTTCCTCCATGAGAATCAAACCTTGGTAGATTGTGCCACAGGGATCCACACAAATAGAAGAAATGTAAAGGAAATAATTGATCCACGTCTTAAAGACAACTACTCCCTACAAAGTGTTTCTGAATGTTTTTCATTGGCAGTAAGATGTGTTTCCAACAACCCCGCGGATAGGCCTTCAAGTGAAGAAGTTTTGCAGAATTTGGAACAAATTCATGCTCTCTACAAGTAA
- the LOC118491422 gene encoding secreted RxLR effector protein 161-like — MTPGTQLTKTEEGDLVDATHYRSLIGSLKYLLHTRPDLCYPVSLLSRFMQEPKEQHLKAVKQILRYIKGTKEHGIIYKRQGGCKITGYSDSSFGVNTNKGKGTTGLVFYFGESPITWCTQKQQTVALSSCESEFMAATAAACQALWLKRLLSEIT, encoded by the coding sequence ATGACTCCAGGAACTCAAttaacaaagactgaagaaggagaTCTAGTAGATGCAACACATTACAGAAGCCTGATAGGTTCTCTCAAGTACTTATTGCATACAAGACCAGATCTATGTTACCCAGTCAGTCTGCTTAGTAGATTCATGCAAGAACCAAAGGAACAACACCTGAAAGCAGTAAAGCAAATACTACGTTacatcaaaggaactaaagagcATGGAATCATCTACAAAAGACAAGGAGGATGTAAGATCACAGGTTATAGTGATAGTAGTTTTGGAGTTAATACaaacaaaggaaaaggaacaacTGGTCTGGTATTCTACTTTGGAGAATCACCTATAACCTGGTGTACACAGAAGCAACAGACAGTGGCACTATCATCATGCGAATCAGAATTCATGGCAGCCACTGCAGCAGCATGTCAAGCACTATGGCTTAAAAGATTGTTAAGTGAAATCACATGA